GGTGAATTTTcgtcattttttaattaatccaaaGCATATACATAAGAGGCATGCCTAGtacattttgttaaaatatttgatgATGTTTTATATTTAGACTTAGACaggcttttttatttttgacacAGAGAGAGACAACAAGAAACTTCTCACAAGACCACCAAATTGTGCTTTGTGaactatttattattattattatagataataaTTGTAAAttcactcatatatatatatatatatatcccccaAAGATGATGACTTTGGAGTTGTGGACAAGAGAAGAATAGTGTCCAAAAGTACTCAGAAAGAGAAGTTGAACGTGTGCCCGTTTTTGGTAAGAGCGTACACACTGCCTCGCTGTCTACCATGTGAtgatcctctctctctctctctctctctctctctctctctccacacaTACCCACAAATACCAACCCCCAACTGGCATCATGTTTCATTaattcacagagagagagagagggagagtaaAATTAGGGGTGCGAAAATGAGGACAAATTTGGCCTAGAACTTGAGTCTCATTCCCACCCTCACCACACCATACTATACCACATCACTTCACTCTCCCCCTATACCTATATCCATCCATACATACTTGTTCACTTGCTCAACCCAACCTGCAGCCTCAAACAAACAATATAGCCCAGATATGAATGATTCACAATGCAGCAGTGGCTGTGAATCTGGCTGGACTCTCTACTTGGAGCACTCTCTCCTTTCTCCGTATCCTAATTCCAATCACCACTTTCTTCACGATGGTGATGCCGATGCTGATGCAAGAGCTGTTTACAGTAACAATAATAAAGAGGAAGAGGGTGTTGAAGAGGAGGACTTGTCAATGGTGTCTGATGCCTCTTCTGGCCCTCCTATCTTTCAAGAAGATGAATATTTTCGCAATGCAGATACAGGGTTCTTACGCCGTCCACCTGTTTGTGCCGCATTCCCAAAGAGCAGTGgcaagaagaacaagaaaagcGTCAGAGGAAGTGGCTCTGTAAAGGTTCAAGAAAATGCTCCCTCTTGCCTTGACGACACTGCTAGCTCTCCAATCTTCGACTTCTCCCAGGTGACTTCACATGTTGATTTGTTGAATTCGCCATTAGATTAAACTGTTTCCTTTTCTTGGGAGTGAGTGACTTTGGTGGGTCTTGGAATTAATTTGGCAGAGTAATTTCACGCTTACCAACAACCAAGCTTCCATGGAGGGTGTCTTGGGCTTTTCACAAGTCTGCTCCGGAACTcattttgaggtatttttgGCTTACTTTTTCTTGGTATCCTCTGGTCATTTCATCTGAGCTTCTGTAAATAGTTTTCTTACCAGCAATGGATTCTTGCAGGGGAGATCTACATTCCATGAGCCTTTTGGTTTCTTCCAGACTTCTCCCTCTGGAAACCACCTGCAGCAAAACCAGTTAAATTTCTTGTGCTTCTGATTCTTATGATCCACAGTTACTTTCATTAGCTTCCATTTTTCTATGAGAATCATTTTCAAAACCAATAAAAaactttcttctttcttctttcttctttcttcttcttcttgtttttttttggcTGTTTCTTTAAATTGGAACAGTTTCAGACATCTTTTCTAAAAAGTTTTTGGAACCTTGTGAATATCATGTCCTTGGTTTGTGGCCTTGATTTCCTAACAAATCATAAACTGGctaatttttctccaaatgTGTGACTGAACTTTCGAGTTTCCTGGTTTACAGGTGGTATGGAGGAAAGATGGGGATGTGATGAGTTGATTTCCAGCAGTGCTGCCGCTGCTGATGCAGCCTGCTTTTATGCTGTATAAGTTGcttagaagaaaaaaagaaaaaagataaaagaggtGGTGGCGGCAGCAGGATTGTCAAAACAAAAGGAATTGGCCCTCAGAAAGGGATCTTGTTCATCTcccctttctttcattttcttttcttttctttttttcctatcAAAATGCAGTGGGAAACAACCTGAGAGGAAAAGTTGGGAAATAAATTTCCTGTTTCTTGGAATTTAACTTTCTTGTCAATGTAAAGTGGTACAGATGAGATCTAGTCTTTTGAGCAATCTCCCTCCCaccatgccccccccccccccccccccccccccccaaagcaATGCTATGCATGGAGCCCCATGCTTCAAGAATTAAACAACAGTATATCAAGTATTAATCATATTACATAGATTTAGttacataaatttttgtttattaattatttttatatataatcttatctGTTGTATGGTTCTTATAACTCATCACACAAGCATTAGGAATTAACCATCCAATGGAAATGATTCCtccatcaaagaaaaaaaaatctaatttatcaaCAACTCTAACGAGGAACCTTTTTACAAGTTCCTAGACTTCAGGAGCATATGCAAATTAATTCTACCCCATTTGACAATTGAATTCATGACAGCTTTTAATGTCTCTCCAATGCCTACACTTGCATTTTTGAATGGAAAGAGGACAATCAGTACATCCAAACCAAATTTCATCTGTCATTTGCAAAATGATAAAAGATCACTTCAAATTCAGGAGttctttgcctttttttttttttttggccaagtGAAAGAAGGGTAATACAAGGACAACCATTACTTCCTTGACGGCAAATCAGATCTAAGGACAGAAATGTTAgaacattttcaaaatcaatGAAAAGTAGAAAATCTTAACACTTTTTAAAGTCACCTCTATTAATGAAACGGTGTTAAACTTGACAGGTCTGAGATTTCATCATGTTTTAAGTAAGCAAGACTTTCAAGAGAGACTCCGGCTCTAATAAGATAGACAAGAAGGCCTCAATGTCTCTGAGTACCAGACAGGGCTCCATCCTGATAGTTTTAGTACTCACAATGAAAGAattttttagggttttaatACAGCTGCAACATAATGTGACATTATGAAAGGAGGTGTAATGGAGTGATGGGCAATCATGCAGAGCGCAAGGAGATGAGGAAATGCCAAAGTTGGTGTGTTGGAATATTTCATATGCATCTTCATTACCCTTTTTCAAAGTCCTCAGATCCTGCCTCAGATCTTCCTGACCCAATCTAACATGcccccatttattttaataatgccAGCCACCATTCTTTATCTCCCTTGCAAGGAtcttattatttaatcaaaCCTATCCTTAATGCTTTGAGGCTGTCATTCAACTTATATATGTAGATATCTCAGGCCCCATTATGATATATGTTTTCAAAATACTTGTACAGTAAAATACTATTAGAATCATCTACATGGTTCTGTATAAAAATTCTCAATGTTGAAAGGGAAatggaaagaaaggaaataaggaCAAAAGCAAGCAAATAAACAAAGCTGATGATTGTGATTTCCTTCATTGCCTTGCATCATCAACCAGGATAAGGATTTAAAAGGGTATGGAGGGAACATTTTCTGCCCCACCAACTACCACCAAAACAGAGCTCTCAATCCCCTGCAACTCTGAGGAGGAAGGGGAAGGCACTGCTGAGGCCAATTTTTCATCCTGGATTGTTCCCTTTTCTCATGACATCTCTCTCCTCCAAGTCTCCTACACAGCTCTACTGTGCATTTAGCTTGTTATCTCTCCCATTCTATGCTTTTTCCTCATCACAACTCTGTCAGCTGCATGTGAGTGCCAAAGTGTACACGTCGCTCGCTGCCACCATCTACTGAGATTTGGCCTCGGATCGACCGCACCATGTGTGTGCAGTTCTAACAGGGAATGAATCTGACTCCATCGACGGCATTACGGTTTCAGGTTGCCCATGATGGTAGTGGAGTTAAAAAGGGTCTCAAATGGGAACTGAAACTGAATGAAAAtcttttctctcaatctctGATTTGATACCAGTTGTAAAAGAACTAGTAAGAAATCAGAAATGACCGGGAACTATACTATTTAGCTTGTGTGTGCAGCTCAACATCAAACTCTGTTAATTCTTCATGTTAGGAAAAGTTGATACTAGAAATAAGTTCCCTACAAATTCAAGAATCAAACAAGAACAGTAGTAAAGCTTGTACTAGCAAAATTGGCTTCCAAAGAGCAAAGACATACAGAAATGACAAATCAAATCGCCATCTTTTTGGTATAATAATTCCGGAAAAGGGAGAAGCCGAGTTCAGATTGCTTGATCAAATTTGAAGTTTTTCGATCGAGACAGCTAGCACCCATATGGAGTTCACAGAATTTAGGACCCCTCTGTGACAAAAGAAAATCCACAGGACCACTGGTTGGTCTGATCATTCATGCAGAAGGGGGAGTGAATGATGCATTACAAATATCAACGAATAGGTGGGCTTACAGAAAGGGCTCATAATTGCATGGGCAGCAGGATAGCTCCAAAATCCCACCATGCATGAGAGGAGGGTGTTGAAAAACTCTCATAGATACTGATCAATCAACACAGCCCCAAGGAAAGAAAGTTCTCCAGATACATATCCCCCTATATTAATACACTGACGTGATTATCACATGAAGAAATGTGGGATGTCATTGTCATTAAGAAGGATAGAAAGACAGATATATCCCTAGACATTTTCCTACTAATATAGCTTTGTTTCTCAATTGGCTTTATTGGAACAGAACCCTCTAAACATCCTAGACTACAGACAGAAAACAGAATTCCTCCCTGAAATCTGTAGAATATCAAACTGAAACCAAATTGAAATTTCCGATCGAAACACTAATGAAAGGAGTCAGCAAACACAGAATGGTAATAACTCTTTAGCAGATTGTGTGTTCTTGCCAAAACCAAGACCTGTTCTCGGAAACCAAATAACTTTTACAGGTTTGGGGATAAGAGTATGAACTTTCAAGATCTGAGAATTCCAAGTTTTCTACTCTGTTGCGGCTTCAACACGTGGAATTCATGCGAAAGCATCTGTTTTGACACGGGTTTTAAGCAGAAGAGCAAGAGTCGGGCCAATGGCAATTAGGGCTTGTATCTTGCAATTGTCACAATCATCACAGCTATAGCTTGTCCATGCACTCTCTTGTCACTTAACGCCAAGGAACCAATATATGTTCCTATGACTTAAATGTTATGAAAGATAAAGTTGGGGGAAGGTGTGATTTCTCACAAAACTCATCTTCCTTCCCAAAATTCAAAGCCATTCATAAAAGCAATCTCTGCTttgttagaaaagaaaaagaaaagaaaaaaaaagaaggggaaaCACAAAGTGTACTCGGATGATCACTTTATTAGAAAACTCAACATTATCGTGTTCCTCACTTTATCCCCTAATAATATAGTTGATCCATGTCATgtttataagaattttttaaaaaatttttttGCTAAACAAAAGTAAGATTCTATGcaaaaaaaaacaacattttCAACCCTCACAAGGTAAGGAGTTGTACCTACGTGTGCCTCTttgttatttgttaaatttagagatacaaaaataatgtttttttttttaattttataaatgataaaataaaatgaaaatttttcctTAACCTactaactaattaaattaaatattcttgtgcttttttgttatttaaatttatactgaAACTATTGCTATTACTTTTTATCACTTgagatttcaaaataattatatggTTACAAATGAGCTAAACTATTCGCGAGTTGCTCAATattttgatttgataaaaatttattcgAGTTTGTTCATTAAAATAAACGAGTCAaacttgaatttaattttaaatctcaatttataaataaattgaatttaaatttagtaaattttgatTAGTAAAGGTTTACGAATAAGTTTGAATAATAAGTTATAAATATGTTAAATTAAATACTCGTAAATATATTTGATTAGAAGCGCTCTCAAATAAACTCATGGACAgattcatttataaatttatttatagttttgtgaatatattattttacataaaattattaaattttaaatttattttttaatagagaAAGAATATATTTTGTCTCCATTACCTGAAATTCTGTCTTTGAGACGGACATGATTTCCGTCTCAACAAGAGATTGCGGTTTGATCCCCACCCTCTtcattccttctccatttttgtCGGATCTCAACTGTCTACTTTTGCCTTCGTTGCTGCCATCGCCGTCGTTCGTTTCCCCTACCGTCGATGTTGCCAGTCGCTTTCATCTCCGCTGCCTCCGTCGACACCGCCATCCTACTCGTCTGCCGCCGTTGCCTTCATTGTCTCCGCCATCCACTGATATTCGCCGCCTTCGCCATTCGCTGCAGTTAGCATTGCCGCTGTTGTCATTTTCTCTTAttgttgtcttttttttttatttttttatttataggtaTAATTTCTTGATTTCAAGCTCTAGCCGAGCTTGGCTTGTCCGAAGGTTGTCGTGAGCTCGAGATCAATGTTTTTCTGCCGAGCCAGCTCGGCTCGGCTCGgctcaattttccttttcttattttatatttttgccaAAGTGTGTTATTAGATATGAGTCATAAAGTAGGGGATGCTACTGCAATTGCCCAATAGTTATGACGGCAAGCCCATTTGGCTTCTCCGATTTCAGAAAACCCTGGCATTCCCGTGTGGGCCACAGGGAAGCTCTTGTTAAGCAGCGTTATCACGTCACCGGCCGAGACGATTACAAGAAGTTCGCGTAATATCgccctcccttctctctctctctccctcccttctcGATTATAGTAATGTTTATTTGCAATGCACAGGTGAATTCTGTGTAGGAGTGTGCAGTAGCTAGTGAATATTTTGGAGGAGATGGACCCAGAAGATCCTTTTGGGATCGAGATGACTGATGCTCTCCTCGAAAagctgagtttttttttttgggtgctgtgatcaatcaaaaatttctaGGGTTAGTgtgtttttgttctttcttcttgttgGGTGTTAAAATTTGGAGTTTTTATGCGGTGTTCTTTGAAGTGCTTCTACAAGGTCATAACCATGTTAATGTATACATTCCGTACTTCAATCCTGCACAGTGGTTACCAAACTGTTagcaaatttatatttatagccAGCCTGAATACATTCAATGTAACGCCCGTAAAtagctattaatttaattttgggggtaattgggtttaagagaaatatcaaaataatttgtggtggttaaataaaaatttaattatatgattttatggaaataagaaattaagataattaattttgttatttgggaatttttggaaagagaaaaaaattaaaataaattaatttgtgtgatttttagaaagttcaggcatttctgtaattattatagggggtgattgtgtgattaatggaagttgtggggtgctggcgtgaatcgcggaagagggaaaaagtcaccttaaatataagttaaaacCTATATAGGTTGAATGAGcatgcgggcgcgagcggtcgcgcggtGGCCgccccagcgctgccacgtggccgcgcgcTGGCCACTTCTTTTGGCCGATTTTGGCCGCAATTAAAGCCCGATTTTGGGCTTCTTTTTGCACCAAAACAGTGAGTAAACAGCAGTAAAAGTTTGGGAGAAAAACCAGCAGCTCGCGAgggaaatttgagattttggggcttcaaaaattggattaaactccgtttaatccctgatttaattatccaggtatgtaattaatttagtaattaataatttctgcggttgaaatttcatttggagcccaattttattaattttgtctataattgaaatattgcagtttgtataactttgaccgtgTTTGGTCAAACTGAGCTTAAGACTAtctccggaaaggcaagttctttataccctcattgtcgattctttcaatgtcaatttatttgacctcccttcgttagatttggctgttaataagttatggaatttaaacggtgtgtttaataatttaatttattaacctggtttcgagggtattaatcgttggttgcctacgggggtttgtatcacccccaatcctatgggaatgatgttgtactcacccggggctaggttcttaactgtcgggtattattatggattttcggttatttattggttagagcggttgggcagtgggggcaagggttagccgttcggtgacggtgaaactgttgtatggtctattttgggccgtcagatggtctctcctggtcactaaccgctgaccggtgtc
This genomic stretch from Diospyros lotus cultivar Yz01 chromosome 1, ASM1463336v1, whole genome shotgun sequence harbors:
- the LOC127810703 gene encoding protein SOB FIVE-LIKE 5-like, with translation MNDSQCSSGCESGWTLYLEHSLLSPYPNSNHHFLHDGDADADARAVYSNNNKEEEGVEEEDLSMVSDASSGPPIFQEDEYFRNADTGFLRRPPVCAAFPKSSGKKNKKSVRGSGSVKVQENAPSCLDDTASSPIFDFSQSNFTLTNNQASMEGVLGFSQVCSGTHFEGRSTFHEPFGFFQTSPSGNHLQQNQWYGGKMGM